CCCGCCTTGCCGACGGCCGATTTCAGCATTGCCTCGGTGCCGTTGGAGAGGATCGCGATCCGCGCACCCTGCGCCTTCAGGCCCTTCAGCACGGCCGGCACTTCCGGGTAGCAATCGAGATGCCAATAGGCGTCGAGGAGCGCTGGCTTCAACGCCGGGTCGGCCGAGGGAAAGCGCTGGAAGGTGTAATCGAGCGCCTGCTCCGTCAGCACCCAGAAATCCTTGTGAGCGCCCATCAGCGTCCTGATCCAGGAATATTCCAGCTGCTTTGCCCGCCACATCTCGGAAAACGCCTGACCCTCCGGCCCAATCGCATCCGCATGCCGGCGCACGGCCGCATGCACGTCGAACAGCGTGCCATAGGCATCAAAGACATAGGCGGCGAACGCCATGGGAACCCCCGGTTGGAAATTTCTTTCGGTCGGGATCAGCGCAATCCCTCAGAGAAGGTTGGTTACGATAGCGGCGTTGGCAAGGCATTGCCAGAAGCAGAGGCAGATTGTGCCGCTTCACCCCTTAACGGGCTTCCAGACCTTCGCCGGAAACCGCAACGCCTGTTTCGCCAGCTTGCCCTTCAGCCCCAGCACCGTGTCGCACAAGCCCACGACATGCCGGTTCGGCTTGGCTTCCGGCCGCAGCGCATGCAACGTGGCCGCAGCCTCATCCGGCTCCATGTAGCGACCGAGAATGCCAAGCGTCAGCGCCGTCGAGCGGCCGATGCCGCGCAGGCAGTGTATGAGCAGTTGCGCGTCCTCCGGCAGGCCGTCGATGAAGGCGAAGGTGGCTTCGATATGGGCAAGCTTGGCCGCATCCGGCTCGTCCGGGTCCATGGCATCGCCGAACTGGAGCTGCAGATGGCGCTCTTCCGGCAGGTCGATCATCGAAAGCAGCTTGGTGCCGGTGGCGCGGATCGAGATCAGATGGCTCGGTGCCCAGTTGGCACGGTTATGCCGTGCCTCGGTCTGCGACGCCACGATGATGCGCAGCGGCCAGCCGTTCGGATGCACCGCATTCTTGGCAAGGATCGGCGCATAAAGCGTCTCTGTCTGTTGTTGCGCCCCAAGTGCCATGGCTTGTCCTCACTGATTCCACCGAGGGCAAATTATCAGCGGCGTGCGGGATCGGGGAGGGGGAAAATTGTGAGACCTATCGCCGGTACATAGTTGGAATTTGTCAAGTGATCCAACTGACTGCGTGCTTGGCCGCGTCCCATGCAGCTTCCCGCGACCCGAAGCTTTTGCCGGAATAGTATTGGGTAGCCGTCCATCGGCCCTGATCCTCAACGTCCCGCCGGAACTCTTCAAAACCGAACGTGCCGTCAGGACGCGCGAAGAGATCGACGCAACGCTCATGATAATCGTCTTCAATGCTCTTCAGGACAGTCCAGCTTGGATCAATCCGCATCGACATCTACGGTCGAGCCTCCCATATTTTCTGCAAGTATATTTGAGCCGAGGTCGCATTGCCACGGGCGCTTCAATCCCCACTATTCTTCCACGCGTGAAGCCGGCCTTTACCCTTCGCGAAAACCCATGCCACTCAAAACCGCGTAATCACACTGATCCCCAAATCCGTTGCCGTATCCATCGTCGTCAGCACCGGAATGGCCTCTTCCAGCGTCACATGCCGACCGATCAGTTTTTGCGGGTTGAGCTTGCCGGTGGCGATCATGGCCAGCATCGCTTCGTAGCGCCAGGCCTGCATGCCGTGGCTGCCGTAGATTTCGAGTTCGTGGCCGATCACCTGCGCCATCGGGATTTGCGGTGCTGCATGCTCGCCGAGCATCAGGCCGACCTGCACATGCCGCCCGCGCCGGCGCAGGTTCTTGATCGAGTTGAAGCAGGTGACGGGCGAGCCG
This genomic stretch from Pararhizobium capsulatum DSM 1112 harbors:
- a CDS encoding phosphatase, with product MALGAQQQTETLYAPILAKNAVHPNGWPLRIIVASQTEARHNRANWAPSHLISIRATGTKLLSMIDLPEERHLQLQFGDAMDPDEPDAAKLAHIEATFAFIDGLPEDAQLLIHCLRGIGRSTALTLGILGRYMEPDEAAATLHALRPEAKPNRHVVGLCDTVLGLKGKLAKQALRFPAKVWKPVKG
- a CDS encoding haloacid dehalogenase type II; protein product: MAFAAYVFDAYGTLFDVHAAVRRHADAIGPEGQAFSEMWRAKQLEYSWIRTLMGAHKDFWVLTEQALDYTFQRFPSADPALKPALLDAYWHLDCYPEVPAVLKGLKAQGARIAILSNGTEAMLKSAVGKAGLDLVIDDIFSVEAVGAFKTAPAVYDMVTTRYRLYPKAVSFQSSNRWDIAGATKFGFRTVWINRANMPDEYPDLGPALILPSLESLQQHQEG